Proteins encoded in a region of the Roseateles sp. SL47 genome:
- the cysM gene encoding cysteine synthase CysM, giving the protein MSDAPAFEGSSYPTLEDVIGNTPLVRLQRVLGPELAARGNVLLAKLEGNNPAGSVKDRPAISMIRRAEERGEIKPGDTLIEATSGNTGIALAMAAAIRGYRMVLIMPEDLSIERAQTMKAFGAELILTPRSGGMEYARDLAEQMQSDGKGRVLDQFANNDNPRIHYETTGPEIWRDTGGRVTHFVSAMGTTGTITGTSRFLKEQNSDVRIIGAQPAEGSRIPGIRKWPQAYLPKIYRPETVDELVLVSQSDAEDMARRLAREEGLFAGISAAGACWVALQTARQVSNATIVFVVCDRGDRYLSTGVFPA; this is encoded by the coding sequence ATGAGTGATGCACCTGCTTTTGAGGGGTCCAGCTATCCGACGCTGGAGGATGTGATCGGCAATACACCGCTGGTGCGGCTGCAGCGCGTGCTGGGCCCGGAACTGGCTGCGCGCGGCAATGTGCTGTTGGCCAAGCTGGAGGGGAACAACCCGGCCGGCTCGGTGAAGGACCGGCCCGCCATCAGCATGATCCGCCGCGCCGAGGAGCGCGGGGAGATCAAGCCGGGCGACACCTTGATCGAGGCCACCTCCGGCAATACCGGCATCGCGCTGGCCATGGCCGCCGCCATCCGGGGCTACCGCATGGTGCTGATCATGCCGGAAGACCTGTCCATCGAACGCGCCCAGACCATGAAGGCGTTTGGCGCCGAGCTCATCCTCACCCCGCGCTCCGGGGGGATGGAATATGCGCGGGACCTGGCCGAGCAGATGCAGAGCGACGGCAAGGGCCGGGTGCTGGACCAGTTCGCCAACAACGACAACCCCCGCATCCACTACGAGACCACCGGCCCCGAAATCTGGCGCGACACCGGTGGACGCGTCACCCACTTCGTCAGCGCCATGGGCACCACCGGCACCATCACCGGGACCTCGCGCTTCCTGAAAGAACAGAACAGCGACGTGCGCATCATCGGTGCGCAACCGGCGGAAGGTTCCCGCATCCCCGGCATCCGCAAGTGGCCACAGGCGTATCTGCCCAAGATCTATCGCCCCGAAACCGTGGATGAGCTGGTGCTGGTCAGCCAGTCCGACGCCGAGGACATGGCCCGGCGTCTGGCGCGCGAAGAGGGCCTGTTTGCCGGGATCTCCGCCGCTGGCGCCTGCTGGGTGGCCCTGCAGACCGCCCGCCAGGTGAGCAACGCCACCATCGTGTTTGTGGTGTGCGACCGCGGGGACCGCTATTTGTCGACAGGCGTCTTCCCGGCCTGA
- a CDS encoding NUDIX hydrolase, which translates to MTFRFCPQCATELQWIELPEDGGPKTRLRCPACDFTHWNNPTPVLAAVVECVDREGQVLLARNAAWPMPFYGLITGFMEAAETPEEGIRREVLEETSLEALGCTLIGVYDFQKKNQVIIAYHVPARGEVKLSPELVDYTLTSPEQLECWPAGTGYALADWLQSRGITPRWMPPRT; encoded by the coding sequence ATGACCTTCCGGTTCTGCCCTCAATGCGCCACGGAGTTGCAATGGATCGAACTGCCGGAAGACGGCGGACCCAAAACCCGGCTGCGCTGCCCCGCCTGCGACTTCACCCACTGGAACAACCCGACCCCGGTGCTGGCCGCCGTGGTGGAGTGCGTGGACCGCGAGGGCCAGGTGTTGCTGGCCCGCAATGCAGCCTGGCCCATGCCTTTCTACGGGCTAATCACCGGCTTCATGGAGGCCGCTGAAACCCCGGAAGAGGGTATTCGCCGGGAGGTGCTGGAAGAGACGTCGTTGGAAGCCCTGGGTTGCACACTCATCGGCGTGTATGACTTCCAGAAGAAGAACCAGGTGATCATTGCGTACCACGTTCCCGCTCGTGGGGAGGTGAAGCTGTCGCCCGAACTGGTGGACTACACGCTGACGTCGCCAGAACAACTGGAGTGCTGGCCCGCCGGCACCGGTTATGCGCTGGCCGATTGGCTGCAAAGCCGGGGCATCACACCCCGCTGGATGCCGCCACGGACTTAA
- a CDS encoding sulfurtransferase TusA family protein yields MDTIHKELDTRGLNCPLPILKAKKALAEMESGQLLKVVATDPGSNRDFQAFARQTGNELVEQSTVGEDFIHVLRRR; encoded by the coding sequence ATGGACACCATCCACAAGGAACTCGACACCCGCGGGCTGAACTGCCCCCTGCCCATTCTGAAGGCCAAAAAGGCGCTGGCGGAAATGGAAAGCGGCCAGCTGCTCAAGGTGGTCGCCACGGACCCGGGCTCCAACCGGGACTTCCAGGCATTTGCGCGCCAGACCGGCAACGAGCTGGTGGAGCAGTCGACGGTGGGCGAAGATTTCATCCACGTGCTGCGCCGGCGCTGA
- the galU gene encoding UTP--glucose-1-phosphate uridylyltransferase GalU: MALINKAIFPVAGLGTRFLPATKAQPKEMLPVVDKPLIQYAVEEAYAAGIRQMIFVNGRNKRAIPDHFDTAFELETELENANKRELLSLVRSIKPDDMECIYIRQPKALGLGHAVLCAQCVVVNEPFAVLLADDLMVGRPPVLKQMVDQFAEWQASILAVQEVPPEHTKRYGIVAGSAISDRLMDLTHMVEKPSPEQAPSRLAVAGRYILTPGVFREIATQPRGVGGEIQLTDGIAALMRREKVFAYRYEGKRYDCGSKEGFLQANVELALDHPELGASFREYLKALEV, from the coding sequence ATGGCCCTGATCAACAAGGCAATCTTTCCCGTCGCAGGTCTGGGGACGCGCTTTCTGCCCGCCACCAAAGCCCAGCCCAAGGAAATGTTGCCGGTGGTGGACAAGCCACTGATCCAATATGCGGTCGAAGAAGCCTATGCCGCAGGCATCCGGCAGATGATCTTTGTGAACGGCCGCAACAAGCGTGCCATTCCGGACCACTTCGACACGGCCTTCGAGCTGGAGACCGAGCTCGAAAACGCCAACAAGCGTGAACTGCTGTCCCTGGTGCGTTCCATCAAGCCGGACGACATGGAGTGCATCTACATCCGTCAGCCCAAGGCCCTGGGCCTGGGCCATGCGGTGCTCTGCGCCCAGTGTGTGGTGGTGAACGAGCCGTTTGCCGTGCTGCTGGCCGATGACCTGATGGTGGGCCGCCCGCCTGTGCTCAAGCAGATGGTGGACCAGTTCGCCGAATGGCAGGCCTCCATTCTGGCCGTCCAGGAAGTGCCACCGGAACACACCAAGCGCTACGGCATCGTGGCGGGCTCGGCCATCAGCGACCGCCTGATGGATCTCACTCACATGGTGGAAAAGCCGTCCCCCGAACAGGCGCCTTCGCGTCTGGCCGTGGCCGGCCGCTACATCCTGACGCCGGGCGTGTTCCGCGAGATCGCCACGCAGCCGCGCGGCGTCGGCGGCGAGATCCAGCTGACGGACGGCATTGCCGCCCTGATGCGTCGCGAGAAGGTGTTTGCTTATCGTTATGAAGGCAAGCGCTACGACTGCGGCAGCAAGGAAGGCTTCCTGCAGGCCAACGTTGAACTGGCGCTGGACCACCCGGAGCTGGGTGCCAGCTTCCGTGAATACCTGAAGGCGTTGGAAGTCTGA
- a CDS encoding NAD(P)-dependent oxidoreductase, with product MSVLVLEPLESDILEWLAERHPLQVAPELAADPVALRDQVGQAQAILLPASVALDLPLIQHAPRLRAVGRINAGAENIDTEACRVANIEVVRAPTATASAEAEFIIGALLALLRRVPIETLDGSLVGRELGCATVGLVGLGSSARQLATVLPIFGARVIGYDPGLHHADPLWAQWGIEPYGLRELMQASDAVSVQLGYFPRYRGLIGERVLGYCKPEQVLVSTSHSALFDEQALADALTGGRLLAAWLDLMEPGLLEPGRPLHGVPGLQVTPRLAATTRESRMRAAWSVARRISEILSVPSPQADFRPTLPDATPDLAVEPRWR from the coding sequence ATGTCAGTGCTAGTGCTGGAACCGCTGGAATCAGACATCCTGGAGTGGCTGGCCGAACGCCATCCACTCCAAGTTGCGCCTGAACTGGCAGCGGATCCGGTGGCATTAAGAGATCAGGTCGGGCAGGCCCAGGCAATTCTCTTGCCCGCCTCGGTCGCCCTGGACTTGCCGCTCATCCAGCATGCGCCGCGTTTGCGGGCCGTGGGCCGCATCAACGCGGGCGCGGAAAACATCGATACGGAAGCGTGTCGAGTTGCAAATATCGAGGTGGTGCGGGCCCCCACAGCCACCGCATCGGCGGAAGCCGAGTTCATCATCGGCGCGCTGCTCGCCTTGTTGCGCCGCGTACCGATTGAAACACTTGATGGGTCACTGGTGGGCCGTGAACTCGGCTGCGCCACCGTCGGCCTGGTCGGCCTGGGGTCGTCGGCCCGTCAATTGGCCACGGTGCTGCCAATCTTTGGTGCGCGGGTGATCGGATATGACCCTGGCCTGCACCATGCCGATCCGCTCTGGGCCCAGTGGGGCATCGAGCCTTACGGCCTGCGGGAGCTCATGCAGGCGTCGGATGCGGTGAGCGTGCAGCTCGGTTATTTCCCACGTTATCGCGGGCTGATCGGGGAGCGGGTGCTGGGGTATTGCAAACCCGAGCAGGTGCTGGTGTCCACCTCTCACTCAGCGCTGTTTGATGAACAGGCGCTGGCGGATGCCCTCACTGGGGGGCGGCTGCTGGCCGCCTGGCTGGACTTGATGGAGCCCGGCCTGCTGGAGCCGGGGCGGCCGCTGCACGGCGTGCCGGGCTTGCAGGTCACGCCGCGGCTGGCGGCCACCACGCGGGAGTCCCGCATGCGTGCGGCCTGGAGCGTGGCACGGAGGATCTCGGAGATCCTGTCCGTGCCCAGCCCGCAGGCCGACTTCAGGCCGACGCTGCCAGACGCGACACCTGATCTTGCAGTCGAGCCAAGGTGGCGGTGA
- a CDS encoding valine--tRNA ligase — translation MTELAKSFEPAALEAHWGPLWESKGLYKPTLDPARDSFCVQLPPPNVTGTLHMGHAFNQTIMDSLTRYHRMRGDNTLWVPGTDHAGIATQIVVERQLQGQGQSRHDLGRKNFVARVWEWKQQSGSTITQQMRRMGDSVSWEHEYFTMDEKLSKVVVDTFVKLFDEGLIYRGKRLVPWDPVLKSAVSDLEVESEEEDGSLWHIRYSLADGDESLVVATTRPETMLGDTAVMVHPEDERYRHLIGRQVRLPITGRLVPVIADDYVDKAFGTGVVKVTPAHDHNDYQVGLRHKLPMITIFTLDATVVDTLPEIPAQYRGLDRFVARKQLVAQLETEGLLVEVKKHKLMVPRCTRTGQVVEPMLTDQWFVAMSKPGADGKSIAQKAIDVVADGEVKFVPENWVNTYNQWMNNIQDWCISRQLWWGHQIPAWFGDAGQIFVAHDEEEARTKAAAAGYTGPLTRDEDVLDTWYSSALVPFSTLGWPEKTLEQDLFLPSSVLVTGYDIIFFWVARMIMLTKHFTGKVPFRHVYIHGLVLDAQGKKMSKSEGNVLDPVDLIDGIALPELLEKRTQGLRRPETAPKVRKATEKEFPEGIPGYGADALRFTFAAMATLGRSVNFDSKRCEGYRNFCNKLWNATKFVLTHTQGQDCGLMDHTKEQCAPGGTAHGYLQFSQADRWIVSELQKVEQAVAQGFADYRLDLVANAIYSFVWDEYCDWYLEISKVQLQTAQAAGNEAAQRGTRRTLIRVLETVLRLLHPIAPFITEELWQTVAPIAGRKQTDYLVTATYPVAAPDRIDPQAIAWVEQLKSVVGTCRSLRGEMGLSPSDRVPLLATGQLEFLREAAPLLRVLAKLETVELIDDEAAFDQASATSPVLVHGQARLALKVEVDVAAEQARIAKEIARLQGEISKAEGKLSNESFVARAPAAVVEQERQRIADFTATLARLQDQVSRLAASA, via the coding sequence ATGACCGAACTCGCGAAGTCCTTCGAACCCGCCGCCCTGGAAGCCCATTGGGGCCCCCTGTGGGAGTCCAAGGGCCTCTACAAGCCCACGCTGGACCCCGCCCGCGACTCCTTCTGCGTTCAGCTGCCGCCGCCCAACGTCACCGGCACGCTGCACATGGGCCATGCGTTCAACCAGACCATCATGGACTCGTTGACCCGCTACCACCGCATGCGCGGCGACAACACGCTGTGGGTACCCGGCACCGACCATGCCGGCATTGCCACCCAGATCGTGGTGGAGCGCCAGCTGCAGGGCCAGGGCCAGAGCCGCCATGACCTGGGTCGCAAGAATTTCGTGGCCCGCGTCTGGGAATGGAAGCAGCAGTCCGGCAGCACCATCACCCAGCAGATGCGCCGCATGGGCGACTCGGTCTCCTGGGAACACGAGTACTTCACCATGGACGAGAAGCTGTCCAAGGTGGTGGTGGACACCTTCGTCAAGCTGTTTGATGAAGGCCTGATCTATCGCGGCAAGCGCCTGGTGCCCTGGGATCCGGTGCTGAAATCCGCCGTGTCCGACCTGGAAGTGGAAAGCGAAGAAGAAGACGGTTCGCTCTGGCACATCCGCTACAGCCTGGCGGACGGCGATGAATCACTGGTGGTGGCCACCACCCGTCCCGAGACGATGCTGGGTGACACCGCCGTCATGGTGCATCCGGAGGACGAGCGTTATCGCCACCTGATCGGCCGCCAGGTCCGCCTGCCCATCACCGGCCGGCTGGTGCCGGTGATTGCCGACGACTACGTGGACAAGGCCTTCGGCACGGGCGTGGTGAAGGTGACCCCGGCCCACGACCACAACGACTATCAGGTCGGCCTGCGCCACAAGCTGCCGATGATCACCATCTTCACGCTGGACGCGACGGTGGTGGACACGCTGCCCGAGATCCCCGCGCAATACCGGGGCCTGGACCGTTTTGTGGCCCGCAAGCAGCTGGTGGCCCAGCTGGAGACCGAAGGCCTGCTGGTGGAGGTCAAGAAGCACAAGCTGATGGTGCCGCGCTGCACCCGCACCGGCCAGGTGGTCGAGCCCATGCTGACCGACCAATGGTTCGTCGCCATGAGCAAGCCGGGCGCGGACGGCAAGAGCATCGCCCAGAAAGCCATCGATGTGGTGGCCGACGGCGAAGTGAAATTCGTGCCGGAGAACTGGGTCAACACCTACAACCAGTGGATGAACAACATCCAGGACTGGTGCATCTCGCGCCAGCTGTGGTGGGGCCATCAGATTCCGGCCTGGTTCGGTGACGCGGGCCAGATCTTCGTCGCGCATGATGAAGAAGAAGCCCGCACCAAGGCGGCGGCGGCTGGCTACACCGGCCCGCTGACCCGTGACGAAGACGTGCTGGACACCTGGTATTCGTCCGCGCTGGTGCCCTTCTCCACCCTGGGTTGGCCGGAGAAGACGCTGGAACAGGACCTGTTCCTGCCCTCTTCCGTGCTGGTGACCGGCTACGACATCATCTTCTTCTGGGTGGCCCGGATGATCATGCTGACCAAGCACTTCACCGGCAAGGTGCCCTTCCGCCATGTCTACATCCACGGCCTGGTGCTGGACGCTCAGGGCAAGAAGATGAGCAAGTCCGAGGGCAACGTGCTGGACCCGGTCGACCTGATCGACGGCATCGCCCTGCCGGAGCTTCTGGAGAAGCGCACCCAGGGCCTGCGCCGCCCAGAGACGGCGCCCAAGGTGCGCAAGGCCACCGAAAAGGAATTCCCGGAAGGCATTCCCGGCTACGGTGCCGATGCACTGCGTTTCACCTTTGCCGCCATGGCCACCCTGGGCCGCAGCGTCAACTTCGACAGCAAGCGCTGCGAGGGCTACCGCAACTTCTGCAACAAGCTCTGGAACGCCACCAAGTTCGTGTTGACCCACACGCAGGGCCAGGACTGCGGCCTGATGGATCACACCAAGGAGCAATGCGCCCCCGGTGGTACCGCCCACGGTTACCTGCAGTTCAGCCAGGCCGATCGCTGGATCGTCAGCGAGCTGCAGAAGGTGGAACAGGCTGTCGCCCAGGGCTTCGCCGACTACCGCCTGGACCTGGTCGCCAATGCCATCTACTCCTTTGTGTGGGATGAATACTGCGACTGGTATCTGGAAATCTCCAAGGTCCAGCTGCAGACGGCCCAGGCGGCCGGCAATGAAGCGGCGCAGCGCGGCACCCGCCGCACGCTGATCCGCGTGCTGGAAACGGTGCTGCGCTTGCTGCATCCGATCGCCCCCTTCATCACCGAGGAGCTGTGGCAGACCGTGGCCCCCATCGCCGGCCGCAAGCAGACCGACTATTTGGTGACGGCCACCTACCCCGTGGCCGCGCCGGACCGCATCGACCCGCAGGCCATCGCCTGGGTGGAGCAGCTCAAGTCCGTGGTGGGCACCTGCCGCAGCCTGCGCGGCGAAATGGGCCTGAGCCCGTCCGACCGCGTGCCGCTGCTGGCCACCGGCCAGCTTGAGTTCCTCCGCGAAGCCGCCCCGCTGCTGCGTGTGCTGGCCAAGCTGGAGACGGTGGAGCTGATCGACGACGAAGCCGCGTTCGACCAGGCCAGCGCCACCTCTCCGGTGCTGGTGCATGGCCAGGCCCGTCTGGCGCTGAAGGTGGAAGTGGACGTGGCGGCCGAGCAAGCGCGCATCGCCAAGGAAATCGCCCGTCTGCAAGGCGAGATCAGCAAGGCCGAAGGCAAGCTCAGCAACGAAAGCTTCGTGGCGCGCGCCCCGGCCGCCGTGGTGGAACAGGAGCGTCAGCGCATTGCCGACTTCACCGCCACCTTGGCTCGACTGCAAGATCAGGTGTCGCGTCTGGCAGCGTCGGCCTGA
- a CDS encoding ATP-binding protein translates to MAARPSKAGSGISALLTGDTCRQPPGRLVPAIDRNRCEGKGDCLAVCPYGVFEIGILPREDRAGLSLVGKLKGFGHGWRQAFTPQADACRACGHCVTACPERAITLVRAVPRDTRAHDQT, encoded by the coding sequence ATGGCCGCCCGCCCATCCAAAGCCGGTTCCGGCATCAGCGCACTGCTCACCGGCGACACCTGCCGTCAGCCGCCGGGGCGCCTGGTGCCGGCCATCGACCGCAATCGGTGCGAAGGCAAGGGCGACTGCCTGGCCGTCTGCCCCTATGGCGTCTTCGAGATTGGCATCCTGCCCCGGGAAGATCGGGCAGGGCTGAGTCTGGTCGGCAAGCTCAAGGGCTTCGGCCATGGGTGGCGCCAGGCGTTCACGCCGCAGGCCGACGCGTGCCGGGCCTGTGGGCACTGTGTGACGGCCTGCCCGGAGCGGGCGATCACGCTGGTGCGCGCCGTGCCGCGGGACACTCGGGCCCATGATCAGACATGA
- a CDS encoding response regulator transcription factor encodes MHRLLLIDDDEALAGPLTQYLARFDFELSAVTRPSLALQRLASDAFDALILDGMLPEMDGFAFCRQIRASQDRWRDIPILMLTARGDLTDRVVGLELGADDYLAKPFEPRELAARLQTILRRTRLVPVAASQGGHGGWLRFEGLDIDTSRREVRTPDGVADLTSTEYELLALLAREPGRVFTRDEILNRLRGQEADLYTRAVDILVSRLRKKLEPVEAVKTLRNAGYCFALPERVS; translated from the coding sequence ATGCATCGACTGCTGCTGATCGACGACGATGAGGCCCTGGCCGGGCCGCTGACCCAATACCTCGCCCGCTTCGATTTCGAATTGAGCGCGGTGACCCGCCCGAGCCTGGCCTTGCAACGGCTCGCGTCCGACGCCTTCGACGCCCTGATCCTGGACGGCATGTTGCCCGAGATGGATGGGTTTGCCTTCTGTCGGCAGATCCGCGCCAGCCAGGATCGCTGGCGAGACATCCCCATTCTCATGCTGACGGCGCGGGGCGATCTGACCGACCGGGTGGTGGGGCTGGAACTGGGGGCGGATGACTATCTGGCCAAACCCTTCGAGCCGCGGGAACTGGCGGCCCGGCTGCAGACCATCCTGCGGCGCACGCGGCTGGTGCCGGTGGCAGCCTCGCAGGGCGGCCACGGTGGGTGGCTGCGTTTTGAGGGCCTGGACATCGATACCAGCCGACGTGAGGTGCGCACCCCGGACGGGGTGGCGGACCTGACCAGCACCGAATACGAGCTGCTGGCGCTGCTGGCGAGGGAGCCCGGTCGGGTGTTTACCCGGGACGAGATCCTGAACCGGCTGCGCGGCCAGGAAGCGGACCTCTACACCCGTGCGGTGGACATCCTGGTGAGCCGGTTGCGCAAGAAGCTGGAGCCAGTCGAGGCGGTGAAGACGCTGCGTAATGCGGGCTACTGTTTTGCGCTGCCGGAGCGGGTGTCGTGA
- a CDS encoding sensor histidine kinase, translated as MAADRWGRRELRRSEREARQMAKRVREHRLRQLAWMARMGHLESRTDVRDWGADRWRWEGRRDWRWHLRARHRWHQRWHRHHANFKHSLGARLIAIFVVMALLSSLVVWGTIGQDLGPLTAVVLLLLLTATAYGAIRHIVRPISALAAGAEAFGRGDLHHRVPVIHRDEIGDLAVRFNQMADDIQAMLDGKRALLLAISHELRSPLTRARLHAELVEEGASKGALLQELGQMRDLISALLESERLDRGHTALQLAPCDLAALVQEQAQPGVGLQIEPGLPPLPVDRMRIQLLLRNLVHNALRHNDPAQGPVVVALEAVREGGGSAQGGGSSTLKAQRLRVRDHGPGVPPEALPQLGQPFFRPDEARTRSEGGVGLGLSLCRLVAQAHGSQLVLRNASPGFEVWVDLPMTRPETTHPT; from the coding sequence GTGGCTGCGGATCGCTGGGGGCGACGGGAACTGCGCCGGAGCGAACGCGAGGCCCGGCAGATGGCCAAGCGGGTGCGGGAGCATCGCCTGCGCCAATTGGCCTGGATGGCCCGGATGGGCCATCTTGAGAGCCGCACGGATGTCCGCGACTGGGGCGCTGACCGCTGGCGATGGGAGGGGCGCCGCGACTGGCGCTGGCATCTGCGGGCCCGCCACCGTTGGCATCAGCGCTGGCACCGGCATCATGCCAACTTCAAGCATTCGCTGGGGGCGCGGCTGATCGCCATCTTCGTGGTGATGGCGTTGCTGAGCAGCCTCGTTGTCTGGGGCACCATCGGCCAGGACCTGGGCCCGCTCACGGCGGTCGTGCTGCTGTTGCTGCTCACCGCAACGGCGTACGGCGCCATTCGCCACATCGTGCGTCCGATCAGTGCGCTGGCGGCTGGCGCAGAGGCCTTCGGGCGGGGCGACCTTCACCACCGGGTGCCGGTGATCCATCGCGATGAAATCGGGGACCTCGCTGTTCGCTTCAATCAAATGGCCGATGACATCCAGGCGATGTTGGATGGCAAACGAGCACTGCTGCTGGCCATCAGCCATGAGTTGCGCAGCCCGCTGACCCGCGCCCGGCTGCATGCGGAGCTGGTGGAGGAGGGCGCTTCCAAGGGGGCTCTGCTGCAGGAACTGGGGCAGATGCGGGACCTGATCTCGGCGCTGCTGGAGAGCGAGCGACTGGATCGTGGCCATACGGCCTTGCAACTGGCGCCCTGCGATCTGGCAGCGCTGGTGCAGGAGCAGGCGCAACCGGGGGTGGGGCTGCAGATCGAGCCCGGCCTGCCGCCGCTGCCGGTGGACCGCATGCGGATCCAGCTGCTGCTGCGCAATCTGGTGCACAACGCGCTGCGGCACAACGACCCGGCCCAAGGGCCGGTGGTGGTGGCGCTTGAGGCGGTGCGCGAGGGAGGGGGCTCGGCCCAGGGCGGCGGCTCGTCCACTCTCAAGGCCCAGCGGCTGCGGGTGCGCGACCATGGTCCGGGCGTGCCGCCCGAGGCCTTGCCGCAGTTGGGGCAGCCGTTCTTCCGTCCGGATGAAGCCCGCACCCGGTCGGAAGGCGGCGTGGGCCTGGGGCTGTCGCTGTGCCGGCTGGTAGCGCAGGCACACGGCAGTCAGCTGGTGCTGCGTAATGCGTCGCCTGGCTTCGAGGTGTGGGTGGACCTACCCATGACGAGGCCTGAAACGACTCATCCAACCTAG
- a CDS encoding GMP reductase — MEIFDYDNILLLPRKCRVESRSECDTSVEFGPRRFKLPLVPANMKTVVDENITEWLAAHGYFYVMHRFDLDAVAYARHMRERGLFVSLSAGVKPADYELIDRLAAEGVGADYITIDIAHGHADSVQRMITHIKQKLPQTFVIAGNVGTPEGVIDLENWGADATKVGIGPGKVCITRLKTGFGTGGWQLSALKWCARVATKPIIADGGIRHHGDIAKSVRFGAAMVMVGSLFAGHEESPGKTVEVDGKLFKEYYGSASDFNKGEYKHVEGKRILEPVKGQLPDTLREMEEDLQSSISYAGGTALGDLRKVNYVVLGGENAGEHLFM; from the coding sequence ATGGAAATCTTTGACTACGACAACATCCTGCTGCTGCCCCGCAAGTGCCGGGTAGAGAGCCGCAGCGAGTGTGACACCTCGGTGGAATTCGGCCCGCGGCGCTTCAAGCTGCCGCTGGTGCCTGCCAACATGAAGACGGTGGTAGATGAAAACATCACCGAATGGCTGGCGGCCCATGGCTACTTCTACGTCATGCACCGCTTTGATCTGGATGCTGTGGCCTACGCCCGCCACATGCGGGAGCGCGGCCTGTTTGTCTCGCTCAGCGCGGGCGTGAAGCCGGCCGACTACGAGCTGATCGACCGCCTGGCGGCGGAAGGTGTCGGGGCGGACTACATCACCATCGACATTGCACACGGGCATGCCGACAGCGTGCAGCGCATGATTACCCACATCAAGCAGAAGCTGCCTCAGACCTTTGTGATCGCAGGCAATGTGGGCACGCCCGAGGGGGTGATCGACCTGGAAAACTGGGGCGCGGACGCCACCAAGGTCGGCATCGGCCCTGGCAAGGTGTGCATCACCCGGCTGAAGACCGGTTTTGGGACGGGGGGATGGCAGCTGTCCGCGCTGAAATGGTGCGCCCGTGTGGCCACCAAGCCGATCATCGCGGACGGGGGCATTCGCCATCACGGAGACATTGCCAAGAGTGTGCGCTTTGGCGCCGCCATGGTGATGGTGGGCTCCCTGTTCGCAGGCCATGAGGAATCGCCGGGGAAGACCGTCGAGGTGGATGGCAAGCTGTTCAAGGAGTACTACGGCTCCGCCTCCGACTTCAACAAGGGCGAATACAAGCATGTGGAAGGCAAACGCATCCTGGAGCCGGTGAAAGGCCAACTGCCGGACACGCTGCGGGAAATGGAGGAAGACCTGCAAAGCTCCATCTCCTATGCCGGCGGCACGGCCCTGGGCGACCTGCGCAAGGTGAACTATGTGGTGCTGGGCGGGGAGAACGCCGGAGAGCATTTGTTCATGTGA